The following are encoded in a window of Rosa chinensis cultivar Old Blush chromosome 4, RchiOBHm-V2, whole genome shotgun sequence genomic DNA:
- the LOC112198054 gene encoding outer envelope pore protein 16-2, chloroplastic, producing the protein MLGSGGSVNTHIEASSKPSSFEFPGFDKGGMFDLGHPLLNRIAESFVKAAGIGAIQAVSREAYFTATEASGLDSTSGIPPEISGHKKNRFPNLRGDNNRKSLEAMVKHTGKESLQWGLAAGVYSGLTYGLKEARGAHDWKNSAVAGAITGVALALTSDSSSHEQIVQCAITGAAISTAANLLSGIF; encoded by the exons ATGTTGGGTAGCGGGGGCAGTGTTAACACTCATATCGAGGCTTCATCAAAGCCCTCGTCGTTCGAGTTCCCTGGATTCGACAAGGGTGGCATGTTCGACCTCGGCCACCCTCTCCTCAACCGCATCGCCGAGAGCTTTGTCAAAGCCGCTGGGATCGGAGCTATTCAGGCTGTCTCACGTGAGGCTTATTTCACTGCCACTGAAG CTTCAGGACTTGATTCAACTAGTGGAATTCCGCCGGAAATTTCAGGCCACAAAAAGAATCGCTTCCCAAACCTCAGAG GGGATAACAACAGAAAATCTCTTGAAGCTATG GTGAAGCACACAGGAAAGGAATCTTTACAATGGG GGCTAGCTGCAGGGGTGTACTCAGGCCTTACTTATGGACTGAAGGAGGCTCGTGGAGCCCATGACTGG AAAAACAGTGCAGTTGCAGGAGCAATTACCGGTGTGGCTCTGGCACTCACATCCGACAGTTCCTCACATGAGCAGATTGTGCAATGTGCTATCACTGGAGCTGCCATTTCCACGGCTGCAAATCTTCTCTCTGGAATATTTTAG